The DNA window gtttctttcattcattcaacaaatatttatcaagcgcCTTATATGTAGGCTTTGCTTAGGAACTGGGCacacagaaatgaatctcacaGATAAAAATGCTTGCTCTCATGCGGTTTACTTTCGAGTTGTGAGGATTGGAcaatatcaaatatataaaacGTGGTACATCAAATGATGACAAGCATTACATGATACAGTTAATCAGAAAGTGGAGGTGGGAAGTTGAGGTGAAATGTTAATAAAGCTGTCTGGGAAAGTCTTTCCAATCAGTGATGTTTGAGGAATCCCAGAAAAGATAGAGAAACTAAGGAATGATGTGTTTGGGTCCATCTAGGTCCTTCCAGAAGGCTTTGATTGGCTCAGGACTTTCACAACAGCATCCTTGACCTCCTTATTCCTCAAGCTGTAAATGAGGGGGTTCAGCATCGGGGTCACCACCGTGTAGAGCACAGACACCACGTGGTCTGCCTCTGAGGACTGGCCCGAGTTATCTCGCAGGTACATGAAGATGAGGGTCCCGAAGAagagggccacagcagtgaggtgggaggcacaggtggagAAGGTCTTGGCCCGGCCCCCAGCAGCGCGGATCTGCATGACTGCCATGATGATAAACAGATAGGAAACCAAGATGACCAGTATACAAGCAGGCATGACAAAAAGGGCAAACACGATAATCACCACCTCCTGGGTGTAGCTGTCTCCACATGTGAGTTTTAACAGAGGGGGCAGGTCACAGAAAATAAAGTCGATCTCGTTGTCTCCACAAAAGGAGAGAGTGAAGGCGGTGACCGTTCGAACGAAGGCACTGGAGAAACCAGCCACGTAAGCCCCAGCTACCAAACCCAAGCGGGCCTTCTCGGTCACAATGGTGACATAAAGCAGGGGTTGGCACacggccacatagcggtcataggccatgatgGCCAAGAGGTAGCAGTCGATGGAAGCGAAGAAGGTGAAGAGGAAGAACTGGGCAGCACAGCGAGCTTTGGAGATGACAGCTCCGTGTTCCAGCAGCACAGCCAACATCTGGGGGACGATGGTGGACGAGTAGCAGATGTCCACGAAGGAaaggtggctgaggaa is part of the Sus scrofa isolate TJ Tabasco breed Duroc chromosome 2, Sscrofa11.1, whole genome shotgun sequence genome and encodes:
- the LOC100512703 gene encoding olfactory receptor 9Q2; amino-acid sequence: MAQRNYTAVREFFLSVFAEHPEWGLPLFLVFLGFYLLTLLGNAGMIFLTRKDRRLHTPMYFFLSHLSFVDICYSSTIVPQMLAVLLEHGAVISKARCAAQFFLFTFFASIDCYLLAIMAYDRYVAVCQPLLYVTIVTEKARLGLVAGAYVAGFSSAFVRTVTAFTLSFCGDNEIDFIFCDLPPLLKLTCGDSYTQEVVIIVFALFVMPACILVILVSYLFIIMAVMQIRAAGGRAKTFSTCASHLTAVALFFGTLIFMYLRDNSGQSSEADHVVSVLYTVVTPMLNPLIYSLRNKEVKDAVVKVLSQSKPSGRT